The following proteins are encoded in a genomic region of Enterocloster clostridioformis:
- a CDS encoding branched-chain amino acid ABC transporter permease, with the protein MKNMTKNKNKIYSLIALAVIIGFLAFLQSDTAEYSYQISILERSAIYAVVAVSMNLLTGFTGLFSLGQAGFMAIGAYVVAIFTIPVGSRASVYYVSGISPVIANIQLPIPVALLLGGLAAAAMAALIGIPVLRLKSDYLAIATLGFSEIIRAFIAAPMFDTITNGSYGLKSIPGFPNIFAVFVLAALCIALMVLLINSSYGRAFKSIREDEVAAQSMGINLFHYKELSFVISSFFTGVGGGMLAMFMRSIDSKTFQVALTYDILLIVILGGIGSVTGSVAGAFLVTAGRELLRFFDEPLTIAGVSIPLFRSGFRMVIFSILLMAVVLFYRRGIMGNHEFSWDGLFRLIQSIPDRFKGGRKRPSSAKKGGIH; encoded by the coding sequence ATGAAGAATATGACAAAGAACAAAAACAAAATATATTCCCTCATTGCCCTGGCGGTAATCATAGGTTTCCTGGCATTCCTGCAGTCTGACACAGCCGAATACAGCTACCAGATTTCCATTCTGGAGAGAAGCGCCATCTATGCGGTGGTGGCTGTTTCCATGAACCTGCTGACCGGCTTTACAGGTCTGTTCTCGCTGGGACAGGCAGGATTTATGGCTATCGGCGCCTATGTGGTGGCTATCTTTACCATTCCGGTGGGATCCAGGGCCAGCGTATACTATGTAAGCGGCATATCACCGGTGATTGCCAATATCCAGCTGCCTATACCCGTGGCTCTGCTCCTTGGCGGACTGGCCGCAGCAGCCATGGCTGCCCTTATCGGAATCCCGGTGCTGCGCTTAAAGAGCGATTACCTTGCCATCGCAACCCTGGGCTTTTCGGAAATCATCCGGGCATTCATAGCAGCTCCCATGTTTGACACCATTACCAACGGTTCCTACGGGCTTAAGAGCATACCGGGCTTTCCCAATATCTTTGCGGTATTCGTTCTGGCCGCCCTGTGCATTGCCCTGATGGTGCTTCTCATCAACTCCTCCTACGGCAGGGCCTTTAAGTCCATCCGGGAGGACGAGGTGGCAGCCCAGTCCATGGGTATCAACCTGTTTCATTACAAGGAGCTCTCCTTTGTGATTTCCTCCTTCTTCACAGGAGTGGGAGGCGGAATGCTGGCCATGTTTATGCGATCCATTGACTCCAAAACCTTCCAGGTGGCCCTTACATATGATATTCTGCTGATTGTGATCTTAGGCGGCATCGGCAGCGTCACCGGCAGCGTGGCGGGCGCTTTCCTGGTCACCGCAGGCAGGGAGCTGCTGCGCTTCTTCGATGAGCCCCTGACCATTGCCGGGGTAAGCATTCCTCTGTTCCGATCCGGATTCCGTATGGTCATTTTCTCCATCCTTCTGATGGCCGTGGTCCTCTTCTACCGCCGCGGTATCATGGGGAACCACGAATTCTCCTGGGACGGACTGTTCCGGCTCATACAGAGCATTCCTGACAGGTTTAAGGGAGGCAGGAAAAGGCCCTCTTCCGCTAAGAAGGGAGGCATCCACTGA
- a CDS encoding ABC transporter ATP-binding protein has translation MNNMKNSVKNVLHMESITMQFGGVVAVNGLTLDVNEHEIVALIGPNGAGKTTAFNCVTGIYQPTFGSVSFNGEVILADTPQGKMRRLYEGDVSPTDLTPVRKTPDQITKLGIARTFQNIRLFGALTVFENVLIAKHMRAKQNVFSATLRLNHAEEKRMREESMALLEMQGLAHLKDEVASSLPYGLQRRLEIARALATSPSLLLLDEPAAGMNPQETQDLTDFIHKIRDDYHLTIFMIEHHMDLVMQISDRIYVLDFGKLIAHGTPGQIQNNPKVIEAYLGVSEDAED, from the coding sequence ATGAACAACATGAAAAACAGTGTAAAAAACGTATTACATATGGAAAGCATCACCATGCAGTTCGGCGGCGTCGTGGCAGTGAACGGACTGACATTGGATGTAAATGAACACGAAATCGTGGCCCTCATCGGGCCCAACGGCGCAGGCAAAACCACTGCCTTTAACTGTGTTACCGGTATTTACCAGCCCACCTTTGGTTCTGTATCCTTTAACGGGGAAGTCATACTGGCCGATACGCCCCAGGGCAAGATGCGCCGCCTCTACGAGGGCGATGTATCCCCCACGGACCTGACTCCTGTGCGCAAGACACCGGACCAGATTACCAAGCTGGGCATTGCCAGGACCTTCCAGAACATCCGTCTCTTCGGCGCCCTGACCGTGTTTGAAAATGTCCTGATTGCCAAACATATGCGGGCAAAGCAGAATGTATTTTCGGCCACACTGCGCCTCAACCATGCCGAGGAAAAGCGCATGCGCGAGGAGTCCATGGCGCTTCTGGAAATGCAGGGACTGGCCCATTTAAAGGACGAGGTTGCCTCCTCCCTGCCCTACGGACTCCAGCGCCGTCTGGAAATTGCGCGAGCTCTGGCCACCAGCCCCAGCCTTCTTCTTCTGGACGAACCAGCGGCCGGCATGAATCCACAGGAAACCCAGGACCTGACTGATTTTATCCACAAAATCAGAGACGATTACCACCTGACTATCTTCATGATAGAGCACCACATGGATCTGGTCATGCAGATATCCGACCGCATTTACGTGCTGGATTTCGGCAAGCTCATAGCCCACGGCACGCCCGGCCAGATCCAAAACAATCCAAAAGTAATAGAAGCATATCTGGGGGTGAGTGAAGATGCTGAAGATTAA
- a CDS encoding ABC transporter ATP-binding protein, producing MLKINDLRVNYGGIEAVKGISFEVPEKSIVTLIGANGAGKSTTLRAIAGLVKASAGSIQFDGTELLGMDTPDIVSRGITLVPEGRRVFPDMTVIENIKIGAYLRTDFLDHDIEWVYSLFPRLKERSWQLAGTLSGGEQQMLAVARALMSHPKLMMMDEPSLGLAPLIVQDIFNIIKEINKQGVTILLIEQNANMALRIADQGYVLETGRISLSGTGRELLADESVKAAYLGKKKK from the coding sequence ATGCTGAAGATTAATGATTTAAGAGTGAATTACGGCGGTATCGAGGCCGTAAAGGGAATCAGCTTTGAGGTGCCGGAGAAATCCATTGTCACCCTCATAGGCGCCAACGGAGCAGGCAAGAGCACCACCCTGCGGGCCATCGCAGGGCTGGTGAAAGCCTCGGCAGGCTCCATCCAGTTTGACGGGACAGAGCTGTTAGGCATGGATACCCCCGATATTGTGTCCAGGGGCATCACCCTTGTTCCCGAGGGCAGGCGGGTGTTCCCGGACATGACCGTTATTGAGAACATAAAAATCGGAGCCTATTTGAGAACCGATTTCCTGGACCATGACATAGAATGGGTCTACAGCCTGTTCCCCAGATTAAAGGAGCGAAGCTGGCAGCTGGCAGGCACTCTGTCCGGAGGCGAGCAGCAGATGCTGGCCGTGGCCAGGGCCCTGATGAGCCATCCAAAGCTGATGATGATGGATGAGCCGTCCCTTGGCCTGGCCCCTCTCATTGTCCAGGATATATTCAATATCATAAAGGAAATAAACAAACAGGGGGTAACCATCCTTCTGATTGAACAGAATGCCAACATGGCCCTGCGCATTGCGGACCAGGGTTATGTGCTGGAAACAGGCCGGATATCCCTGTCAGGCACCGGCAGGGAGCTGCTGGCAGATGAATCTGTGAAGGCGGCTTATCTGGGGAAGAAAAAGAAATAG
- a CDS encoding phosphoribosyltransferase, which translates to MDNKYVKIHTTGCNAPLKVTPGHFATNHAHINYYLDMTTLKTRLSEAQEIAGSLSGLFLYDTVVDTIVCLEGTQVIGSFLAEELTSAGVLSMNAHKTIYIVTPEFNSNSQMIFKENILPMIRDKNVIILTASVTTGLALNKGIESIRYYGGNLRAVTAIFSTLEELNGYRITSIFGRKDLPDYTYYDYRDCPLCKQGKKLDALVNAYGYTSLQ; encoded by the coding sequence ATGGATAATAAGTATGTTAAGATACATACCACCGGCTGTAATGCACCGCTTAAGGTTACACCGGGACACTTTGCCACCAACCATGCCCATATCAATTATTATCTGGATATGACTACCTTAAAGACCAGGCTCAGCGAGGCCCAGGAGATTGCAGGGAGCCTGTCGGGGCTGTTCCTCTATGACACTGTGGTGGATACCATTGTGTGTCTTGAGGGAACTCAGGTCATCGGCAGTTTCCTGGCAGAGGAACTGACCAGCGCCGGAGTTCTCTCCATGAATGCCCATAAAACCATCTACATTGTGACTCCGGAGTTCAACAGCAACAGCCAGATGATATTCAAGGAGAACATACTACCCATGATTCGGGATAAGAATGTCATCATCCTGACCGCGTCCGTGACCACAGGTCTGGCGCTGAACAAGGGAATCGAGTCCATCCGGTATTACGGAGGCAACCTGAGAGCTGTTACCGCTATTTTCAGCACATTGGAGGAGCTCAACGGATACAGGATCACGTCTATTTTTGGCAGGAAGGATTTGCCTGATTATACGTATTATGACTACAGGGACTGCCCGCTGTGTAAACAGGGAAAGAAACTGGACGCATTGGTGAACGCCTATGGGTATACCAGTTTGCAGTGA
- the ftsH gene encoding ATP-dependent zinc metalloprotease FtsH: MDNNNKQDPNMKSNWQTITMLVVAAILTFIVVSSMNNYLNSKKRQELSYNEFVQMVEAGEVDSIKVGSTEITVIPKKGNTKYSQNLDYYVVRLEGDYDFVNRILDNNVVTNREKSDSSTLLLVLLNYAVPFLFLLFLMNFTMKRMGGGGIMGVGKSNAKMYVQRETGITFKDVAGEDEAKESLTEIVDFLHNPGKYTKIGAKLPKGALLVGPPGTGKTLLAKAVAGEAHVPFYSLSGSDFVEMFVGVGASRVRDLFKNATENAPCIIFIDEIDAIGRSRDSRMGGNDEREQTLNQLLSEMDGFDSTKGLLVLGATNRPEVLDPALLRPGRFDRRVVVDKPDLNGRINILKVHSKDVLLDESVDFKEIALATSGAVGADLANMMNEAAINAVKHGRNAVSQKDLFEAVEVVLVGKEKKDRIMSREERRIVSYHEVGHALVSALQKHSEPVQKITIVPRTMGALGYVMNVPEEEKYLNTKKELEARLVELMAGRAAEEIVFETVTTGAANDIQQATNLARAMVTQYGMSDKFGLMGLASQENQYLTGRAVLNCGDATAAEIDQEIMKILKDSYDEAKRLLSDNKDAMDQIAAFLIDKETITGKEFMKIFRKVKGIPEPEETKEDEDKGRALQEPRANPKAQVGQGEQVNPGSQTGPEDSDGNNDSENKPEDTVWSHPGNDRNL, translated from the coding sequence ATGGATAATAACAACAAACAGGACCCGAATATGAAAAGTAACTGGCAGACCATAACCATGCTGGTGGTTGCTGCCATACTTACATTTATCGTGGTCAGCAGTATGAACAACTATCTGAATTCCAAGAAGCGTCAGGAGTTGTCCTATAATGAGTTTGTCCAGATGGTGGAAGCCGGCGAGGTGGACTCCATCAAGGTGGGCAGCACGGAAATCACGGTCATCCCTAAGAAGGGTAATACTAAGTATTCCCAGAATCTGGATTATTATGTGGTGAGACTGGAAGGCGATTACGACTTCGTCAACAGGATACTGGATAATAACGTGGTTACCAACCGTGAGAAGAGCGACAGCAGCACCCTTCTTCTGGTCCTGTTGAATTACGCTGTCCCGTTCCTGTTCCTGCTGTTCCTTATGAACTTCACCATGAAGCGCATGGGCGGCGGCGGAATCATGGGCGTGGGCAAGTCCAACGCCAAGATGTATGTCCAGAGGGAAACCGGCATTACCTTCAAGGATGTGGCCGGTGAGGACGAGGCCAAGGAGTCGCTGACAGAAATCGTGGATTTCCTCCACAACCCGGGCAAATACACCAAGATTGGCGCCAAGCTGCCCAAGGGAGCCCTTTTGGTAGGCCCTCCCGGAACTGGTAAGACCCTGCTTGCAAAGGCAGTGGCAGGCGAGGCCCATGTGCCGTTTTATTCCCTTTCCGGTTCTGACTTTGTGGAGATGTTCGTGGGCGTGGGCGCGTCCCGCGTCCGTGATTTGTTTAAGAACGCCACTGAGAATGCGCCATGTATTATCTTTATTGATGAGATTGACGCCATTGGACGCAGCCGCGACAGCCGTATGGGCGGCAACGACGAGCGTGAACAAACCCTGAACCAGCTTCTTTCCGAGATGGATGGATTTGATTCCACCAAGGGTCTTCTGGTGCTGGGCGCCACCAACCGTCCTGAGGTCCTGGATCCGGCCCTGCTTCGTCCCGGACGTTTTGACCGCCGCGTGGTGGTGGATAAGCCGGACCTTAACGGGCGTATCAATATACTTAAGGTACATTCCAAGGATGTGCTCCTGGATGAATCCGTAGACTTTAAGGAGATAGCGCTGGCCACCTCAGGCGCTGTGGGCGCTGACCTGGCCAATATGATGAATGAGGCAGCCATCAATGCGGTTAAGCACGGGCGCAATGCCGTGTCACAGAAGGATTTGTTTGAGGCAGTAGAAGTGGTCCTTGTGGGTAAGGAAAAGAAGGACCGTATCATGAGCAGGGAAGAGCGCCGTATTGTATCCTATCACGAGGTGGGCCACGCTCTTGTAAGCGCGCTTCAGAAGCATTCGGAGCCGGTACAGAAGATTACCATTGTGCCGAGGACAATGGGTGCTCTTGGATATGTCATGAATGTGCCGGAGGAGGAGAAGTACCTCAATACGAAGAAGGAGCTGGAGGCCAGGCTGGTAGAGCTGATGGCCGGACGTGCCGCAGAGGAAATCGTATTTGAGACAGTTACCACGGGAGCAGCCAACGATATCCAGCAGGCTACAAACCTGGCCAGGGCCATGGTTACCCAGTATGGCATGTCTGATAAATTCGGCCTCATGGGGCTTGCATCCCAGGAGAATCAGTACCTGACAGGACGGGCCGTATTAAACTGCGGCGATGCAACGGCAGCTGAGATTGACCAGGAGATCATGAAGATACTGAAGGATTCCTACGATGAGGCAAAGCGTCTCTTAAGCGATAACAAGGATGCCATGGACCAGATAGCCGCATTCCTCATTGACAAGGAGACGATCACAGGTAAGGAATTCATGAAGATATTCCGCAAGGTTAAGGGCATTCCTGAGCCGGAGGAAACAAAAGAGGATGAGGACAAAGGCAGGGCTTTACAGGAGCCCCGTGCAAACCCGAAAGCTCAGGTTGGCCAGGGAGAACAGGTGAATCCGGGGAGCCAGACAGGACCGGAGGATTCAGACGGAAATAATGATTCAGAGAATAAACCGGAGGATACAGTGTGGAGTCATCCCGGAAATGACAGAAATCTGTAG
- a CDS encoding CTP synthase: MPVKYVFVTGGVVSGLGKGITAASLGRLLKARGYKVTMQKFDPYINIDPGTMNPVQHGEVFVTDDGAETDLDLGHYERFIDESLTRNSNVTTGKVYWTVLQKERRGDFGGGTVQVIPHITNEIKSRFHRNYTENETEIAIIEVGGTVGDIESQPFLEAIRQFQHDAGPGSTCIIHVTLIPYLKASEELKTKPTQASVKDLQGMGIQPDILVCRSELPLDDGIKAKIAQFCNVPKHHVLQNLDVDVLYEVPLVMEEEHLAQSACECLDLPCPEPDLTDWKAMIDAWKHPEQEVTVALVGKYIQLHDAYISVVEALKHGGIANRAAVHIKWVDSETVTPENAPQIFKDVSGILVPGGFGDRGIDGKIHAIQYAREHRIPFLGLCLGMQLSIVEFARNVAGYADAHSVELNPATTHPVIHLMPEQNGVEDIGGTLRLGSYPCVLDKASKAYGLYGETTIYERHRHRYEVNNDYRTVLTKCGMMLSGLSPDGRIVEMIELPGHPWFIATQAHPELKSRPNRPHPLFKGFIEAALKQKGCK; this comes from the coding sequence ATGCCAGTCAAGTACGTATTCGTAACCGGCGGCGTAGTCTCCGGCCTGGGAAAAGGCATCACCGCGGCATCTCTCGGCCGCCTGTTAAAGGCCAGAGGCTACAAAGTGACCATGCAGAAGTTCGACCCCTACATCAACATCGACCCCGGCACCATGAACCCGGTCCAGCACGGAGAAGTCTTCGTGACGGACGACGGCGCTGAGACGGACCTGGACTTAGGCCACTATGAGCGCTTTATCGACGAAAGCCTTACCAGGAATTCCAACGTCACCACCGGCAAGGTCTACTGGACGGTCCTGCAAAAAGAACGCCGCGGAGACTTCGGCGGCGGAACCGTACAGGTAATCCCCCATATTACCAACGAAATCAAAAGCCGTTTCCACCGCAACTACACGGAAAACGAGACGGAAATCGCCATCATCGAGGTCGGCGGCACGGTCGGCGACATCGAAAGCCAGCCCTTCCTGGAGGCCATACGCCAGTTCCAGCACGATGCAGGCCCCGGCAGCACCTGCATCATCCACGTAACTCTCATTCCTTACCTGAAAGCCTCAGAGGAGCTTAAGACCAAGCCGACTCAGGCCAGCGTAAAAGACCTTCAGGGAATGGGCATTCAGCCCGATATCCTTGTCTGCCGTTCCGAACTCCCCCTGGACGACGGCATAAAGGCGAAAATCGCCCAATTCTGCAATGTTCCCAAACATCACGTACTCCAGAACCTGGATGTGGACGTGCTCTATGAAGTACCCCTTGTAATGGAGGAAGAGCATCTGGCCCAGTCCGCCTGTGAATGCCTGGATCTGCCCTGTCCGGAGCCGGACCTGACAGACTGGAAAGCCATGATAGACGCCTGGAAGCATCCGGAGCAGGAAGTGACCGTGGCCCTGGTAGGCAAATACATCCAGCTCCACGACGCCTACATTTCCGTGGTGGAAGCCCTGAAACACGGAGGCATTGCCAACCGTGCGGCCGTCCATATAAAATGGGTGGATTCCGAGACAGTCACACCGGAAAATGCCCCTCAAATCTTCAAAGATGTAAGCGGTATCCTGGTTCCCGGCGGCTTTGGCGACCGCGGTATTGACGGAAAGATTCACGCCATCCAGTATGCCCGGGAACACCGCATACCATTCCTTGGACTTTGTCTGGGAATGCAGCTGTCCATTGTGGAGTTTGCCAGAAATGTGGCCGGATACGCGGATGCTCACAGCGTGGAGCTGAATCCCGCCACCACCCATCCCGTCATCCATCTGATGCCGGAACAGAACGGAGTGGAGGACATCGGCGGCACCTTAAGGCTGGGATCCTATCCCTGTGTCCTGGACAAGGCCTCCAAAGCTTATGGCCTGTACGGCGAAACCACAATCTATGAGCGCCACAGACACCGCTACGAAGTCAATAACGACTACCGCACCGTGCTTACCAAATGCGGCATGATGCTCTCCGGCCTGTCCCCCGACGGACGGATTGTGGAGATGATAGAGCTTCCGGGCCATCCCTGGTTCATTGCCACCCAGGCCCATCCTGAGCTCAAATCCAGGCCCAACCGTCCCCATCCCCTGTTTAAAGGTTTCATAGAGGCCGCTTTAAAGCAAAAGGGATGTAAATAA
- a CDS encoding amino acid ABC transporter ATP-binding protein yields the protein MKGDRILEIRHLSKTFGTNPVLKDIDFSVSSGDVTCIIGASGSGKSTLLRCLNLLETPTTGEIMYHGTNIADKKVNAPQYRSKVGMVFQSFNLFNNMTVLENCIIGQVKVLKKNKTDAHKNAMYYLEKVGMAPYINAKPRQLSGGQKQRVAIARALAMEPEVLLFDEPTSALDPQMVGEVLEVMRKLAGEGLTMIIVTHEMAFARDVSSHVVFMAGGVIVEEGEPSQIFGAPKQLQTQEFLSRFMHG from the coding sequence ATGAAGGGAGACAGGATATTAGAAATCCGTCATTTGAGCAAAACCTTCGGCACCAATCCTGTGCTTAAGGATATTGACTTTTCAGTCAGCAGCGGGGATGTGACCTGCATTATCGGCGCGTCGGGTTCCGGAAAATCCACACTGCTCAGATGCCTGAATCTTTTGGAAACGCCTACCACAGGCGAAATCATGTACCATGGAACCAATATTGCCGATAAAAAGGTCAATGCGCCCCAGTACCGCTCCAAGGTGGGAATGGTGTTCCAGAGCTTTAATCTGTTTAACAACATGACCGTGTTGGAGAACTGTATTATCGGACAGGTCAAGGTGCTTAAGAAGAACAAGACAGATGCCCATAAGAATGCCATGTATTATCTGGAAAAGGTGGGAATGGCGCCTTATATCAACGCCAAGCCCAGACAGCTTTCCGGCGGACAGAAACAGAGGGTGGCCATTGCCAGGGCATTGGCCATGGAACCAGAGGTGCTGCTGTTTGACGAGCCTACCTCGGCTCTTGACCCGCAGATGGTGGGCGAGGTGCTGGAGGTCATGCGCAAGCTGGCAGGAGAGGGCCTTACCATGATTATCGTCACACATGAAATGGCCTTTGCCAGGGATGTGTCCAGCCATGTGGTATTTATGGCAGGGGGAGTGATTGTGGAGGAGGGAGAACCCTCTCAGATATTTGGAGCGCCCAAACAGCTTCAGACCCAGGAGTTTTTAAGCAGATTTATGCATGGGTGA
- a CDS encoding amino acid ABC transporter permease encodes MPTDFFGRVMVVFNRYGMSMLQGAGVSLKIALVGTLVGCIIGFAVGIVQTIPNERGDNPVKRAVLWVVKLILNAYVEFFRGTPMMAQAMFIYYGLLPMLGINMSMWGAAYFILSINTGAYMAETVRGGILSIDPGQTEGAKAVGMTHVQTMLYVILPQALRNIMPQIGNNLIINIKDSCVLSVIGVTELLYKTKAAAGALYMNFEAYTITMIVYFIMTFTCSRILRWWENRMDGADNYDLATTDTLAHTSGMYRFPDEKDKKKEDAR; translated from the coding sequence ATGCCAACAGATTTTTTCGGCCGTGTTATGGTCGTATTCAACCGATACGGTATGTCAATGCTCCAGGGCGCGGGCGTCAGCCTTAAGATTGCCCTGGTAGGTACTCTGGTGGGCTGTATCATAGGCTTTGCCGTGGGTATTGTCCAGACCATACCAAATGAGCGGGGAGACAACCCGGTAAAGAGGGCCGTGCTCTGGGTCGTGAAACTGATTCTGAACGCCTATGTGGAGTTCTTCCGCGGTACGCCCATGATGGCCCAGGCCATGTTTATTTATTACGGGCTTCTGCCTATGTTAGGAATCAACATGTCCATGTGGGGCGCCGCTTATTTCATTCTTTCCATCAATACAGGCGCTTACATGGCTGAGACGGTCCGCGGCGGAATACTTTCCATTGATCCGGGCCAGACAGAGGGAGCAAAGGCCGTGGGCATGACCCATGTACAGACCATGCTCTATGTGATTCTGCCCCAGGCATTGAGGAATATCATGCCTCAGATTGGCAACAACCTGATTATTAATATCAAGGACAGCTGCGTGCTCTCTGTTATCGGCGTCACGGAGCTGCTGTATAAGACCAAGGCTGCCGCAGGAGCCCTGTACATGAATTTCGAGGCATATACCATCACCATGATCGTATATTTCATCATGACATTCACCTGTTCCAGAATCCTGCGCTGGTGGGAAAACAGGATGGACGGCGCGGACAACTACGACCTGGCCACCACCGATACCCTGGCGCATACCAGCGGTATGTACCGGTTTCCGGACGAAAAGGATAAGAAGAAGGAGGATGCGCGATGA
- a CDS encoding transporter substrate-binding domain-containing protein produces MKMSTKKVLGLILAGVLAAGSLTACGGGGTAATAADTKAEATTAAGDAKAEGDAAADTTGADSGEKKTLRVAMECAYAPYNWTQPDDSNGAVAIADSNEFAYGYDVMMAKKICEELGYDLEIVRLDWDSLIPAVTTGQVDCVIAGQSITSERLQAVDFTEPYYYATIVTLVKEGSKYADAKSVADLAGATCTSQQSTIWYNTCLPQIQDANILAATASAPDMLMSLNADKCDLVVTDQPTGKGALIAYPNFKMIEFGGGDADFQVTDEDINIGISLKKGNTELKDAINSVLTKMTKDDFSKMMDEAISVQPLAN; encoded by the coding sequence ATGAAAATGAGTACAAAGAAAGTTTTAGGCCTGATTCTGGCCGGCGTCCTTGCTGCCGGTTCCCTGACGGCATGCGGCGGAGGGGGCACAGCGGCCACGGCAGCAGACACAAAGGCAGAGGCAACAACCGCAGCCGGCGATGCCAAGGCAGAGGGCGATGCCGCAGCAGATACCACGGGGGCGGACAGCGGAGAGAAAAAGACGCTGCGCGTGGCTATGGAATGCGCGTATGCTCCTTACAACTGGACACAGCCTGATGATTCCAATGGCGCGGTGGCTATTGCGGACAGCAATGAATTTGCTTACGGATACGATGTCATGATGGCAAAGAAGATTTGCGAGGAACTGGGCTATGACCTGGAAATCGTGCGTTTGGACTGGGATTCACTGATTCCGGCTGTCACCACAGGACAGGTTGACTGCGTCATCGCAGGACAGTCCATTACCTCTGAGCGTCTTCAGGCAGTGGATTTCACTGAGCCATATTACTACGCAACCATCGTTACCCTGGTAAAGGAAGGCAGCAAATATGCGGATGCCAAGAGTGTGGCGGACCTGGCGGGAGCTACCTGTACTTCCCAGCAGAGCACCATCTGGTATAATACCTGTCTGCCTCAGATTCAGGATGCCAATATCCTGGCAGCCACTGCCAGCGCTCCTGACATGCTCATGTCCTTAAACGCTGACAAGTGCGACCTGGTTGTTACAGACCAGCCTACAGGCAAGGGAGCCCTCATCGCTTATCCTAATTTCAAGATGATTGAGTTTGGCGGCGGCGACGCTGATTTCCAGGTAACGGATGAAGATATCAATATCGGTATTTCCTTAAAGAAGGGAAATACAGAGTTAAAGGATGCCATCAACAGCGTTCTCACAAAGATGACAAAGGACGACTTCTCCAAGATGATGGATGAAGCTATCTCTGTTCAGCCTCTGGCAAACTAA
- the srtB gene encoding class B sortase, which yields MDQKKGKSRIRGIIILVLLAVMLVSGAMSIHSWMEDKRTREEYERLAGLARETTAQPSTEAVTEPGEPETEPYVSPINFEELMRGNPDTIGWIRVPDTNIDYPIVQGEDNDFYLNHDFYGKENIAGAIYLDFESQGDFVGRNNVLYGHNMKNGSMFKDVNRYKDEAFFKEHQFFSIYTPDREIRLKAVAAYYGEARPIVRKTRFKSQESFDAFVHEMVKPCGYGDEITYPAKTLYTLVTCSYEINDARTFLFAVEVDEDGNQIQPDDVFLQRMDELMGDKTKDKTQETAQENLQETADSAKEGEQ from the coding sequence ATGGATCAGAAAAAAGGAAAGAGCAGGATACGGGGCATCATCATCTTGGTTTTACTGGCCGTCATGCTGGTAAGCGGTGCCATGAGCATCCACAGCTGGATGGAGGACAAGAGGACCAGGGAAGAATATGAGCGGCTGGCCGGGCTGGCCAGGGAGACCACCGCGCAGCCGTCCACGGAAGCAGTGACGGAGCCGGGGGAGCCGGAGACAGAGCCCTATGTATCTCCAATCAACTTTGAGGAGCTGATGAGGGGGAATCCGGATACCATCGGATGGATCCGGGTGCCGGATACCAATATCGATTATCCCATTGTTCAGGGAGAGGACAATGATTTCTACCTAAACCATGATTTTTACGGCAAGGAGAATATTGCGGGCGCCATTTACCTGGATTTTGAGAGCCAGGGAGATTTTGTGGGACGGAACAATGTGCTGTACGGCCATAATATGAAGAACGGAAGCATGTTCAAGGATGTGAACCGGTATAAGGACGAGGCATTTTTTAAGGAGCACCAGTTTTTCAGCATCTACACGCCCGACCGGGAAATCAGGTTAAAGGCAGTGGCCGCCTACTACGGGGAGGCGCGGCCCATTGTGCGCAAGACCAGGTTTAAATCCCAGGAATCCTTTGACGCCTTTGTGCATGAGATGGTGAAGCCGTGCGGCTACGGCGACGAGATTACATATCCGGCCAAGACCCTGTATACCCTGGTTACATGCAGCTATGAAATCAACGATGCCAGAACCTTCCTGTTTGCGGTGGAGGTGGATGAGGACGGAAATCAAATCCAGCCTGACGATGTATTCTTACAGCGCATGGATGAGCTGATGGGGGACAAGACGAAGGATAAGACGCAGGAGACAGCACAGGAAAACCTTCAGGAAACAGCGGACAGTGCAAAGGAAGGCGAACAGTAG